The following proteins come from a genomic window of Synechococcus sp. NB0720_010:
- the hemE gene encoding uroporphyrinogen decarboxylase — translation MSSNAPLLLRAARGEQVERPPVWMMRQAGRYMKIYRDLRDKYPSFRERSENPDLSYEISMQPFNAFKPDGVILFSDILTPLPGMGIDFDIIESKGPQIQDPIRSMAQVEALTPLNPAETMPFVGEVLGRLRQSVGNEAAVLGFVGAPWTLAAYVVEGKSSKNYAVIKAMAFREPQILHKLLDHFAESIANYLRYQIDSGAQVVQMFDSWAGQLSPADYDTFAAPYQKKVVDLVKQTHPDTPFILYISGSAGVIERMAKTGVDIVSLDWTVDMAEGLARMPEHIGVQGNVDPGLLFGSQDAIRDRIDDCVRKARGRKHILNLGHGILPGTPEENGQFFFEAGKSVMDRLGAAV, via the coding sequence ATGTCTTCCAACGCCCCTCTGCTGCTGCGCGCCGCCCGTGGTGAGCAGGTGGAGCGTCCTCCGGTCTGGATGATGCGCCAGGCCGGGCGGTACATGAAGATCTACCGCGACCTGCGCGACAAATACCCCAGCTTCCGCGAGCGCTCGGAGAACCCGGATCTCTCCTACGAGATCTCGATGCAGCCGTTCAACGCCTTCAAGCCCGACGGCGTCATCCTCTTCTCCGACATCCTCACGCCCCTGCCCGGCATGGGCATTGACTTCGACATCATCGAGAGCAAGGGGCCCCAAATCCAGGACCCCATCCGCTCGATGGCTCAGGTGGAGGCCCTGACTCCCCTGAACCCGGCTGAGACCATGCCTTTTGTGGGTGAGGTGCTGGGCCGCCTGCGCCAAAGCGTGGGCAACGAGGCTGCCGTCCTCGGTTTTGTCGGTGCCCCCTGGACCCTGGCGGCCTACGTCGTTGAGGGCAAGAGCAGCAAGAACTACGCGGTGATCAAGGCCATGGCCTTCCGCGAACCCCAGATCCTGCACAAGTTGCTGGATCACTTCGCCGAGTCGATCGCCAACTACCTGCGCTACCAGATCGATTCCGGTGCACAGGTGGTGCAGATGTTCGACTCCTGGGCCGGTCAGCTGAGCCCAGCTGACTACGACACCTTCGCCGCGCCCTATCAAAAGAAGGTGGTGGACCTGGTCAAGCAGACCCACCCCGACACCCCCTTCATCCTCTACATCTCCGGCAGCGCTGGCGTGATTGAGCGGATGGCCAAGACCGGTGTGGACATCGTCTCCCTGGACTGGACCGTGGACATGGCCGAAGGCCTGGCCCGCATGCCCGAGCACATCGGTGTTCAGGGCAACGTGGACCCCGGCCTGCTCTTCGGCAGCCAAGACGCGATCCGCGATCGCATCGACGATTGCGTGCGTAAGGCCCGCGGCCGGAAGCACATCCTGAACCTGGGTCACGGCATCCTTCCTGGAACCCCTGAAGAGAACGGTCAGTTCTTCTTCGAAGCCGGCAAGTCCGTGATGGACCGCCTCGGAGCTGCGGTTTGA
- the glgB gene encoding 1,4-alpha-glucan branching protein GlgB, translated as MVEDGQRLAECRHDHPQAVLGPQPLDNGQWVVRVWMPEADRVELIGAGAPQAMETPHHPWVFEAELPSNPGSGYQVRVQRGGIEHVAHDPWAFRDEWMGDLDRHLFAEGNHHHIWQRMGAHVVSRDGVAGVMFCLWAPNARSVSVLGNFNGWDGRHHPMQSRLGGCWELFIPGLKPGEIYKYEIRSQQGHCYQKADPYGFRHEVRPDNGSVVEALEGYTWADSSWMQERDSRNPLDQPISVYEMHLGSWMHASADQPYIEADGKARAPVPAADLKPGARLLTYPELADRVIPYVKERGFTHIELMPISEHPFDGSWGYQVTGWYAPTSRFGRPDEFRAFVDRCHAEGIGVILDWVPGHFPKDAHGLAFFDGAHLYEHADPRIGEHKEWGTLIFNYSRNEVRNFLVANLIYWFEQFHIDGIRVDAVASMLYRDYLRPDGEWIANEHGGRENTEAVQFLQQANHVLFQHFPGALSIAEESTTWPMVTKPTDMGGLGFNLKWNMGWMHDMLDYFELDPWFRQFHQNNVTFSIWYAYTENFMLALSHDEVVHGKSNLLHKMPGDDWQKFANTRALLAYMWTHPGKKTIFMGMEFGQRAEWNVWGDLQWDLLQYEPHQGLQCLVDDLNVFYKSQPALWRDDFEEYGFQWIDCNDNRHSVISFMRRESTTGQWLVVVANFTPQSHSHYRVGVPLSGFYTEVLNTDAARYGGSNLGNLGGKFTDEWGIHSYENSLDLCLPPLSVLVFKRDEKRSQEGQAAGETEVHDDAAEPGAWKASIGGLLG; from the coding sequence ATGGTTGAAGACGGTCAGCGCCTTGCGGAATGCCGCCATGACCATCCCCAGGCTGTCCTCGGTCCACAGCCCCTCGACAACGGTCAATGGGTGGTCCGGGTCTGGATGCCTGAGGCCGATCGGGTTGAACTGATCGGCGCAGGCGCCCCCCAGGCGATGGAAACGCCCCATCACCCCTGGGTGTTTGAGGCTGAGCTGCCCAGCAACCCCGGCAGCGGCTATCAGGTCCGGGTGCAGCGCGGCGGCATCGAACACGTCGCCCATGACCCCTGGGCCTTCCGCGACGAGTGGATGGGCGATCTCGATCGCCATCTTTTTGCCGAAGGCAACCACCACCACATCTGGCAGCGGATGGGCGCCCATGTGGTGAGCCGCGATGGTGTCGCCGGGGTGATGTTCTGCCTCTGGGCTCCGAACGCCCGCAGCGTCTCGGTGCTGGGCAACTTCAATGGCTGGGACGGTCGTCATCACCCCATGCAGTCGCGCCTGGGCGGCTGCTGGGAACTGTTCATCCCGGGGCTCAAGCCTGGCGAGATCTACAAGTACGAGATCCGCAGCCAGCAGGGGCACTGCTATCAAAAAGCCGATCCCTACGGCTTCCGCCACGAGGTCAGGCCCGATAACGGCTCGGTGGTCGAAGCCCTGGAGGGTTACACCTGGGCGGACAGCAGCTGGATGCAGGAGCGGGATAGCCGCAATCCCCTCGACCAGCCGATCTCGGTCTATGAGATGCACCTGGGCAGCTGGATGCACGCCAGCGCCGATCAGCCCTACATCGAGGCCGACGGCAAAGCCCGTGCGCCCGTCCCCGCCGCCGACCTCAAGCCCGGCGCGCGCCTCCTGACCTACCCCGAGCTAGCCGATCGGGTGATCCCCTATGTGAAGGAACGGGGCTTCACCCACATCGAATTGATGCCGATCTCGGAGCATCCCTTCGATGGCTCCTGGGGCTACCAGGTCACGGGTTGGTATGCGCCCACCAGCCGCTTTGGCCGGCCCGATGAATTCCGGGCCTTCGTCGATCGCTGCCACGCCGAAGGCATTGGCGTGATTCTCGATTGGGTTCCTGGGCACTTCCCGAAGGATGCCCATGGCCTGGCCTTCTTTGATGGCGCCCACCTCTATGAGCACGCTGATCCCCGCATCGGTGAGCACAAGGAATGGGGAACGCTGATCTTCAACTACAGCCGCAACGAAGTCCGCAACTTCCTTGTTGCCAACCTGATCTATTGGTTTGAGCAGTTCCACATCGATGGCATCCGCGTCGATGCGGTGGCCTCGATGCTCTACCGGGATTACCTGCGTCCCGATGGCGAGTGGATTGCCAATGAGCACGGCGGGCGGGAGAACACCGAAGCGGTTCAGTTCCTCCAGCAGGCCAACCACGTGCTCTTCCAGCACTTCCCTGGGGCCCTCTCGATTGCCGAGGAATCCACCACCTGGCCGATGGTGACCAAGCCCACGGACATGGGCGGTTTGGGGTTCAACCTCAAATGGAACATGGGCTGGATGCACGACATGCTCGATTACTTCGAGCTCGACCCCTGGTTCCGCCAGTTCCACCAGAACAACGTCACCTTCTCGATCTGGTACGCCTACACCGAGAACTTCATGCTCGCCCTGAGCCACGACGAGGTGGTGCACGGCAAGAGCAACCTGCTCCACAAGATGCCTGGGGACGACTGGCAGAAGTTCGCCAACACCCGGGCACTGCTGGCCTACATGTGGACCCATCCCGGCAAGAAGACCATCTTCATGGGGATGGAATTCGGTCAACGGGCCGAATGGAATGTCTGGGGTGACCTGCAGTGGGATCTGCTGCAGTACGAGCCCCATCAAGGCCTGCAGTGCTTGGTGGATGACCTGAACGTCTTCTACAAGTCACAACCAGCTCTCTGGCGGGATGACTTTGAGGAGTACGGCTTCCAATGGATCGACTGCAATGACAACCGTCATTCAGTCATCAGCTTCATGCGCCGGGAGAGCACGACCGGCCAATGGTTGGTCGTGGTGGCGAACTTCACCCCGCAAAGCCACTCGCACTACCGGGTGGGCGTGCCGCTGAGCGGCTTCTACACCGAGGTGTTGAACACTGATGCCGCCCGTTATGGCGGCAGCAACCTGGGCAACCTCGGCGGCAAGTTCACCGACGAGTGGGGCATTCACAGCTACGAGAACTCCCTCGATCTCTGCCTGCCCCCCCTGTCGGTGCTGGTCTTCAAGCGGGATGAGAAGCGCAGCCAGGAGGGCCAGGCTGCCGGCGAGACTGAAGTTCATGACGATGCGGCGGAACCCGGCGCCTGGAAGGCCTCAATCGGGGGTCTGCTCGGGTAG
- a CDS encoding DUF3887 domain-containing protein encodes MPRHLRLLSAGLLAMATSGLLASPAPGQAVSNPQPKAIAQGSALSVDQARAAALRILKAVKDGDANARYAQFSAERQAITSPSMIAATMRTQPKILGYTLLSVRSGMGKSIVEAELNTSAGKRVVFMVLNGEGKLSRYYVDRADDATSLVAKSFIEAVSTGNFITAQSFLSPSFQEEITPDALQRKWLGLQRITGNFVNINRVVEAESTPEMRLVLVNVHFNRLSDNLYVILNNENQITGVDFPEQPAAPAAAS; translated from the coding sequence ATGCCGCGCCACCTGCGCCTGCTCTCCGCCGGTCTCCTGGCCATGGCGACGTCTGGCCTGTTGGCAAGCCCCGCGCCTGGGCAAGCGGTGTCCAATCCGCAGCCCAAGGCCATTGCCCAAGGCAGCGCGCTGAGCGTGGACCAGGCCAGGGCAGCGGCACTCCGGATCTTGAAGGCCGTTAAAGACGGAGATGCCAACGCCCGCTACGCCCAGTTTTCGGCTGAACGGCAAGCGATCACCAGCCCCTCGATGATCGCGGCCACCATGCGCACCCAGCCCAAGATCCTGGGCTACACCCTGCTGAGTGTTCGCAGCGGCATGGGCAAGAGCATCGTCGAGGCGGAACTGAACACCAGCGCCGGTAAGCGCGTGGTCTTCATGGTCCTCAATGGCGAGGGCAAACTCTCCCGCTACTACGTCGACCGTGCCGACGATGCCACGAGCCTGGTGGCCAAGAGCTTCATCGAGGCCGTGAGCACGGGGAACTTCATCACGGCCCAAAGCTTCCTCAGCCCCTCCTTCCAGGAGGAGATCACCCCTGACGCCCTCCAGCGCAAGTGGCTCGGGCTGCAGCGCATCACCGGAAACTTCGTCAACATCAACCGCGTCGTTGAGGCGGAGTCGACGCCGGAGATGCGTCTGGTTCTGGTGAATGTTCACTTCAACCGCCTCAGCGACAACCTCTACGTGATCCTCAACAACGAGAACCAAATCACCGGCGTCGACTTCCCCGAACAACCTGCTGCACCGGCTGCAGCTTCTTAG
- a CDS encoding CocE/NonD family hydrolase, whose protein sequence is MSQEQLRCSDGTALRSTLWKPEGQGPWPSLLMRQPYGRAIASTVTYAHPSWYARRGFAVLVQDVRGRGDSEGEFLGFQQEASDTTATLRWIRQQPWCNGKVGTYGFSYQGLSQLLLSGSEHLPDALAPAMCGLDERLHWASEGGCHWWALGLGWALQLAAQRCQRQGDHQGWEEIRRSLESGSFLREGWDLLERFDPTGMGLRWLKSDPERPEGWRHYEPPEELWQRPMLLIGGWHDPHLRGVLDLWRRSTAAGGSSLLRIGAWSHLNWQGGLDQLQLDFFQEHLCGRPPAQPLPETQLMEMGSGAWQQRSPRQCSGQRWSLASNGLAAEGQLRQDATPSPEVVIVHDPWRPMAGRGGHLGLDAGLVDRRDLDARTDVGCFTSARFDRPTEVFGQPQLELEAVSDQPGFDLCVALSLCHGDGRIEQLSTGFSRILGASAQVSQRRTVSLQPLLLNVDAGCALRLSIALAAWPQIAVNPGDGSQPRSGAGPNHRVITVSLRLGNAALSILPMVGAN, encoded by the coding sequence GTGAGTCAAGAGCAGCTGCGCTGCTCTGACGGGACTGCCCTGAGGTCAACCCTCTGGAAGCCAGAGGGCCAAGGTCCCTGGCCCTCCCTGTTGATGCGTCAGCCCTACGGGCGGGCGATCGCCTCAACCGTCACCTACGCCCACCCCAGTTGGTACGCCAGGCGGGGCTTCGCCGTTCTCGTCCAAGACGTCCGCGGCCGCGGCGATTCGGAGGGGGAGTTCCTCGGCTTCCAGCAGGAGGCCAGCGACACCACCGCAACCCTGCGCTGGATCCGCCAACAGCCCTGGTGCAACGGAAAGGTGGGGACCTACGGCTTCTCCTACCAGGGACTGAGCCAGCTACTGCTCTCCGGCTCGGAGCATCTGCCGGATGCCCTTGCACCGGCCATGTGCGGCCTGGATGAACGGCTGCATTGGGCCAGCGAGGGGGGCTGTCATTGGTGGGCCCTGGGCCTGGGCTGGGCGCTGCAGCTTGCCGCCCAACGCTGCCAGCGGCAGGGGGATCATCAAGGCTGGGAGGAGATCCGCCGCAGCCTCGAGAGCGGATCCTTCTTGCGCGAAGGCTGGGACTTGCTGGAGCGCTTCGACCCCACAGGCATGGGGCTGCGCTGGCTGAAGAGCGACCCAGAGCGTCCAGAGGGCTGGAGGCATTACGAGCCGCCTGAGGAACTCTGGCAGCGGCCGATGCTTCTGATTGGCGGGTGGCATGACCCCCACCTCAGGGGTGTGCTGGATCTTTGGAGACGTTCCACGGCTGCCGGCGGATCCAGCCTGCTGCGCATTGGCGCCTGGAGTCACCTGAACTGGCAGGGGGGACTAGATCAGCTGCAGCTGGACTTTTTCCAGGAGCACCTCTGTGGACGGCCCCCAGCCCAGCCGTTGCCGGAAACCCAGTTGATGGAGATGGGCTCCGGCGCCTGGCAGCAGCGATCACCACGGCAGTGCAGCGGCCAACGCTGGTCCCTGGCCAGCAACGGCCTCGCCGCTGAAGGGCAACTCCGCCAGGACGCCACTCCCTCTCCGGAGGTGGTGATCGTGCACGACCCATGGCGCCCCATGGCCGGCCGCGGAGGACACCTCGGACTGGATGCGGGCCTGGTCGATCGACGTGATCTCGATGCACGCACCGACGTGGGCTGTTTCACCAGCGCCCGCTTTGATCGCCCGACCGAGGTGTTTGGCCAACCGCAATTGGAGCTGGAGGCTGTCTCGGATCAACCGGGGTTTGATCTCTGCGTCGCCCTCTCGCTCTGCCATGGCGATGGCCGGATTGAGCAGCTCTCAACGGGGTTCTCCCGCATCCTTGGCGCATCAGCCCAGGTGTCTCAGCGGCGCACGGTCTCACTGCAGCCGCTGCTGCTGAACGTCGACGCGGGCTGTGCCCTCAGGCTGTCGATCGCCCTGGCTGCTTGGCCTCAGATTGCCGTGAATCCGGGCGATGGCTCGCAGCCCCGCTCCGGTGCGGGCCCCAACCATCGCGTGATCACGGTGTCCCTCAGGCTGGGCAACGCAGCCCTCAGCATTCTTCCGATGGTTGGGGCAAACTGA
- a CDS encoding DUF4332 domain-containing protein: MSEGSPYPLPSHFAREQAVLMEAGIQSWPAIAALSDRDLDQLSRRGGALERQLRKLRGQAQLVVELDLEPYQAALLLYAGIANRQGLAAASPQQLLTQLGRLERSLTGMAPARITPALIRTWIKRAQAASRSTK, encoded by the coding sequence GTGAGCGAAGGCAGCCCCTATCCGCTTCCCTCACATTTCGCCAGGGAGCAGGCTGTCCTGATGGAAGCCGGCATCCAAAGCTGGCCAGCGATTGCCGCCCTCTCCGATCGGGACCTCGATCAGCTCTCCAGACGGGGTGGGGCGCTGGAACGTCAGCTGCGCAAACTGCGCGGTCAGGCCCAGCTGGTGGTGGAGCTCGATCTTGAGCCCTACCAAGCGGCCCTCCTGCTCTACGCGGGGATCGCCAATCGTCAGGGCCTAGCGGCGGCATCGCCCCAGCAGCTCTTGACCCAGCTGGGGCGCCTCGAGCGCTCGCTGACTGGGATGGCCCCGGCACGCATCACACCCGCCCTGATTCGAACTTGGATCAAACGGGCGCAGGCGGCCAGTCGCTCGACGAAGTGA
- a CDS encoding DUF2518 family protein — translation MRADPLLLTAGEWLGIAAGGLLLITVVAFLARWGFRFRLVGVTSFTVLLSLSCLAFAVSYAPRLLVEGAVSVPVVFDNGSDLVVAAAPADLAAETFGPSVEQVARNLRGSGRKDPTVEVRLRRVEPQGDGVDRPVVLATAVRDWATGDVTVSVNAKR, via the coding sequence ATGCGCGCCGATCCCCTCTTGCTCACGGCTGGCGAATGGCTGGGGATTGCCGCTGGTGGACTACTGCTGATCACCGTGGTGGCCTTTCTGGCCCGCTGGGGCTTCCGCTTCCGCTTGGTGGGCGTCACCAGCTTCACCGTGCTCCTCTCGCTGTCCTGTCTGGCCTTTGCCGTGAGCTACGCGCCCCGGCTGTTGGTGGAGGGGGCCGTCAGTGTTCCCGTGGTCTTCGACAACGGCTCTGATCTCGTCGTGGCAGCCGCACCAGCGGACCTCGCTGCCGAGACCTTTGGACCCAGCGTGGAACAGGTCGCCCGCAACCTACGCGGCAGCGGCCGCAAGGACCCCACCGTTGAAGTCCGCCTCCGCCGGGTCGAACCCCAAGGCGATGGCGTTGATCGCCCCGTGGTGCTGGCCACCGCCGTTCGCGATTGGGCCACGGGCGACGTGACAGTGAGCGTCAACGCCAAGCGGTGA